The Macaca nemestrina isolate mMacNem1 chromosome 12, mMacNem.hap1, whole genome shotgun sequence genome contains a region encoding:
- the LOC105496054 gene encoding bone marrow proteoglycan: MKLLLLLALLFGAVSALHLRPETSTFESTLGAKTLPEDEEMPEQEVEEILSRELEEEEEGGSGSEDASKEDGAVKLISVPDMVDKNLTCPEEEDTVKVVGIPGCPTCRYLLVRSPHTFNQAWFTCQRCYRGNLASIHNFNTNSRIQWSVRALNQGQVWIGGRITGSGRCRRFQWVDGSRWNFAYWAAHQPWSRGGHCVSLCTRGGHWRRAHCLRRLPFICSY; encoded by the exons GGCCTGAGACTTCCACCTTTGAGAGCACTTTGGGTGCTAAGACCCTGCCTGAGGATGAGGAGATGCCAGAACAGGAGGTGGAGGAGATCCTTTCCAGGGagctggaggaagaggaggaggggggcTCTGGAAGTGAAGATGCCTCCAAGGAAGATGGGGCTGTTAAGTTGATCTCAGTCCCAGATATGGTAGACAAAAACCTTACATGTCCTGAGGAAGAGGACACAGTAAAAGTGGTGGGCATCCCTGGGTGCCCGACCTGCCGCTACCTCCTGGTGAGAAGTCCTCACACGTTTAACCAAGCTTGG TTTACTTGCCAGAGGTGCTACAGGGGCAACCTGGCTTCCATCCACAACTTCAATACTAATTCCCGAATCCAGTGGTCAGTCAGAGCGCTCAACCAGGGTCAAGTCTGGATTGGAGGCAGGATCACAGGCTCG GGTCGCTGCAGACGCTTTCAGTGGGTTGACGGCAGCCGCTGGAACTTTGCGTACTGGGCTGCTCACCAGCCCTGGTCCCGCGGTGGTCACTGTGTGTCCCTGTGTACCCGAG GAGGCCACTGGCGTCGAGCCCACTGCCTCAGAAGACTTCCTTTCATCTGTTCCTACTGA